In a genomic window of Octopus sinensis linkage group LG16, ASM634580v1, whole genome shotgun sequence:
- the LOC115220432 gene encoding uncharacterized protein LOC115220432, whose protein sequence is MHPIATLILSSEVFHAMTHSMVLFRLRLLPRKDLVQVNYYFVFDLLSVFFASFLVLQRLQWLACIQMAQHLYYIVFWNKTSLAKKIISWSSLDWIKSKYNEKWEFDNILGTAFDLAVHISFSYLLSKTLTFTEIVVGVAMASFLLNYVMFSKKFAWSNPQNIPAWVQKRIQPLGPWWN, encoded by the exons ATGCATCCGATAGCAACTTTAATACTAAGCAGTGAAGTGTTCCATGCTATGACTCATAGTATGGTGTTGTTTAGACTTCGACTTCTACCCAGGAAGGACCTTGTACAAGTCAACTACTATTTCGTGTTTGACCTTCTGTCAGTATTCTTTGCATCATTTCTTGTACTTCAACGCTTGCAATGGCTTGCTTGTATACAAATGGCACAACATCTGTACTATATTGTGTTTTGGAACAAAACTTCTCTGGCAAAGAAA ATAATAAGCTGGAGTTCATTAGATTGGATCAAGAGTAAATACAATGAAAAATGGGAGTTTGATAACATTCTGGGAACAGCTTTTGATTTAGCTGTGCATATTTCCTTCAGCTATCTACTTtcaaaaacactaacatttacTGAAATAGTTGTTGGAGTGGCTATGGCATCATTCCTTCTAAATTATGTAATGTTTTCCAAGAAATTTGCCTGGAGCAATCCCCAAAATATACCAGCATGGGTTCAGAAAAGAATACAACCTTTAGGGCCCTGGTggaattaa